The Methanosphaera stadtmanae DSM 3091 genome includes a window with the following:
- a CDS encoding DUF2149 domain-containing protein: MTLKRRRLSKRNHDIDPMSSAVNMTDVMLVLAVGFLIFAVMATGAQNIINSDMSPQEKQSAMQAAQQTTELDEETTPLDTKPEEIQSSGSGYQERGKVYQDPSTGKLVLVKSS; encoded by the coding sequence ATGACACTAAAAAGAAGAAGACTATCTAAAAGGAATCATGATATTGATCCTATGTCTTCTGCAGTTAATATGACTGATGTAATGTTAGTTTTAGCTGTGGGCTTTCTAATATTTGCAGTTATGGCAACAGGTGCTCAGAATATTATAAATAGTGACATGTCTCCCCAAGAAAAACAGTCAGCAATGCAAGCTGCACAACAAACAACAGAACTTGATGAAGAAACCACACCATTAGATACCAAACCTGAAGAGATTCAAAGTAGTGGTTCTGGATACCAGGAAAGAGGTAAAGTATACCAAGACCCAAGTACTGGAAAACTAGTTCTGGTTAAATCATCATGA